One segment of Chionomys nivalis chromosome 3, mChiNiv1.1, whole genome shotgun sequence DNA contains the following:
- the Foxl3 gene encoding forkhead box L3, whose protein sequence is MFDSSQYPYNCFNDDADDYPAGSSDEEKRLTRPAYSYIALIAMAIQQSPAGRVTLSGIYDFIMRKFPYYRANQRAWQNSIRHNLSLNSCFVKVPRTEGHDKGKGNYWTFAGGCESLLDLFENGNFRRRRRRRGPKREGPPGPLEPAVPGSMGSDSARVPDREARVSPATHRDIKFSIDYILSSPDPFPALRSPCHSQEARYPEALEPQQMSFHFWAA, encoded by the exons ATGTTTGACAGCTCGCAGTACCCCTATAACTGCTTCAATGACGACGCCGACGACTACCCTGCCGGCAGCTCCGACGAGGAAAAACGGCTTACAAGGCCAGCGTACAG CTACATCGCGCTGATTGCCATGGCCATTCAGCAGAGCCCCGCGGGCCGTGTGACCCTGTCCGGCATCTACGACTTCATCATGCGCAAGTTCCCCTACTACCGCGCCAACCAGCGCGCCTGGCAGAACTCCATCCGCCACAACCTGTCGCTCAACAGCTGCTTCGTCAAG GTGCCACGGACCGAGGGCCACGATAAGGGTAAAGGCAACTACTGGACTTTCGCGGGCGGCTGCGAGTCCCTGTTGGACCTTTTTGAGAATGGCAACTTCCGTCGGCGGCGCAGGCGACGCGGCCCCAAGCGCGAGGGGCCCCCGGGTCCCCTCGAGCCGGCAGTGCCCGGGTCAATGGGCTCTGATAGCGCGCGAGTTCCAGACCGGGAGGCCCGGGTCAGCCctgccacacacagagacatcaaATTCAGCATTGACTACATCCTCTCTTCCCCGGACCCTTTCCCTGCGCTCAGGTCGCCCTGTCACTCCCAGGAAGCCAGGTATCCGGAGGCGCTGGAGCCCCAGCAAATGAGCTTCCATTT